The following proteins come from a genomic window of Pseudomonas hygromyciniae:
- a CDS encoding Rieske 2Fe-2S domain-containing protein, producing MTSTLDRLAVQLRESVQEDPATGVFRCRRDIFTDPDLFALEIKHIFEGGWIYLAHESQVAEINDYYTTWIGRQPVVITRDQQGILHGLVNACAHRGAMLCRRKQGNKGSFTCPFHGWTFSNAGKLLKVKDGKTGAYPDSFDCEGSHDLKRLARFENYRGFLFGSLSEAVPELSDYLGETRVIIDQMVDQAPLGLEVLRGSSSYVYDGNWKLQIENGADGYHVSSVHWNYSATMGRRNYEAEGTRTVDANGWSKSLGGVYAFDHGHILLWTRLLNPEVRPVHAHRAALAERLGQERADFIVDQTRNLCLYPNVYLMDQFSTQIRVVRPLAVDKTEVTIYCMAPIGESPQERATRIRQYEDFFNVSGMGTPDDLEEFRACQTGYQGASTLWNDLSRGAKQWVEGADDNARAMGMQPQLSGVKTEDEGLFVRQHAHWAQSLQRAIEREQQGLIASDREVQP from the coding sequence ATGACCAGTACACTCGACCGCCTCGCCGTACAACTGCGCGAGTCCGTCCAGGAAGACCCCGCGACCGGGGTGTTTCGCTGCCGCCGCGACATTTTTACCGACCCCGACCTGTTTGCCCTCGAGATCAAGCACATCTTCGAAGGCGGTTGGATCTACCTGGCCCATGAAAGCCAAGTAGCCGAGATCAACGACTACTACACCACCTGGATCGGCCGCCAACCGGTGGTCATCACCCGCGACCAGCAGGGCATCCTGCATGGCCTGGTCAACGCCTGTGCCCACCGTGGCGCCATGCTGTGCCGGCGCAAACAGGGGAACAAAGGCTCATTCACCTGCCCATTCCACGGCTGGACGTTCAGCAACGCCGGCAAGCTGCTCAAGGTCAAGGACGGGAAGACCGGTGCCTACCCGGACAGCTTCGACTGCGAGGGTTCCCACGACCTCAAGCGCCTGGCGCGCTTTGAAAACTACCGCGGCTTTTTGTTCGGCAGCCTCAGCGAGGCGGTGCCGGAACTGAGCGATTACCTGGGCGAAACCCGAGTCATCATCGACCAGATGGTCGACCAGGCGCCCCTGGGCCTGGAGGTGCTGCGCGGCAGTTCGTCCTATGTCTACGACGGCAACTGGAAGCTGCAGATCGAGAACGGCGCCGATGGCTACCACGTCAGCTCCGTGCACTGGAACTACTCGGCAACCATGGGCCGGCGCAATTACGAGGCCGAAGGCACGCGCACCGTCGATGCCAATGGCTGGTCGAAAAGCCTGGGCGGGGTCTACGCCTTCGATCATGGGCATATCCTGCTGTGGACGCGCCTGCTCAACCCCGAGGTGCGGCCGGTACATGCCCACCGCGCGGCATTGGCCGAACGCCTGGGCCAGGAACGCGCCGACTTTATCGTCGACCAGACCCGCAATCTGTGCCTTTACCCCAATGTGTACCTGATGGACCAGTTCTCCACGCAGATCCGCGTGGTGCGGCCGCTGGCGGTGGACAAAACCGAGGTGACGATCTATTGCATGGCGCCGATTGGCGAAAGCCCCCAGGAGCGGGCGACGCGGATCCGTCAGTACGAAGACTTCTTCAACGTCAGCGGCATGGGCACTCCAGATGACCTGGAAGAGTTCCGTGCCTGCCAGACCGGCTACCAGGGCGCGAGCACCTTGTGGAATGACCTGAGCCGGGGTGCCAAGCAGTGGGTCGAGGGGGCGGACGACAACGCCAGGGCCATGGGCATGCAGCCGCAACTGAGCGGGGTGAAGACCGAAGACGAAGGCTTGTTCGTACGCCAGCATGCGCATTGGGCCCAGAGCCTGCAGCGCGCGATCGAGCGTGAACAGCAAGGCCTGATCGCCAGCGACCGGGAGGTGCAGCCATGA